In the Bordetella genomosp. 10 genome, one interval contains:
- a CDS encoding UbiH/UbiF family hydroxylase, whose amino-acid sequence MSKEILVCGAGIVGLATALALGRRKQPVAILAPAPAPLPPAGDPYYPRVYAISPASQRFLAELGIWDALPAERIMPVQAMEIHGDADGGVTLDAWQAAVPQLAWIAESSEIERVLMQAARLSGISWIQDRCVGYENGAVLTEQGGQLRADLAIGADGAGSPLREAAGLRQQSRPYDDIALVTHLDAEIAHRGTALQWFREDGVLALLPLPDSARGPQVSLVWSLRAAAARVILALPPAQQAARLEADLALATGGRLGRLAVNAPVHGFPLFLEQSQMIAPGVALVGDAAHRVHPLAGQGLNLGLGDALALAEAVAGRESFRSAGDIRVLRRYRRARAEPLLAMRVATDGLHRLFGSRAAPLAWLRNTGMSWVDRTPALKRRLIAQASGL is encoded by the coding sequence ATGAGCAAGGAAATTCTGGTTTGCGGCGCCGGCATCGTCGGCCTGGCCACCGCGCTGGCGCTGGGCAGGCGCAAGCAGCCGGTGGCCATCCTGGCCCCCGCGCCCGCGCCGCTGCCGCCGGCCGGCGACCCCTACTATCCGCGCGTGTACGCCATTTCGCCGGCCAGCCAGCGTTTCCTGGCCGAGCTGGGCATCTGGGACGCGCTGCCGGCCGAGCGCATCATGCCGGTGCAGGCCATGGAAATCCATGGCGACGCCGATGGCGGCGTGACGCTCGACGCCTGGCAGGCGGCCGTGCCCCAACTGGCCTGGATCGCCGAGTCCAGCGAAATCGAGCGCGTGCTGATGCAGGCCGCCCGCCTGTCGGGTATTTCCTGGATCCAGGACCGCTGCGTCGGCTATGAGAACGGCGCGGTGCTGACCGAGCAGGGCGGCCAATTGCGCGCCGACCTGGCCATCGGCGCCGATGGCGCGGGGTCGCCCCTGCGCGAGGCCGCCGGCCTGCGGCAGCAATCGCGTCCCTATGACGACATCGCCCTGGTCACCCATCTGGACGCGGAGATCGCGCACCGGGGGACCGCCTTGCAATGGTTCCGCGAGGACGGGGTGCTGGCGCTGCTGCCGCTGCCGGACAGCGCGCGCGGCCCCCAGGTTTCCCTGGTCTGGTCCCTGCGCGCGGCCGCGGCTCGGGTCATCCTGGCGCTGCCACCGGCGCAGCAGGCCGCCCGCCTGGAGGCCGACCTGGCGCTGGCCACCGGCGGCCGCCTGGGCCGGCTGGCCGTCAACGCGCCGGTGCACGGATTTCCGCTGTTCCTGGAGCAATCGCAGATGATCGCGCCCGGCGTGGCCCTGGTGGGCGACGCCGCGCATCGGGTGCACCCGCTGGCGGGCCAGGGCTTGAACCTGGGGCTGGGCGATGCGCTGGCGCTGGCAGAAGCGGTTGCCGGCCGCGAATCGTTCCGCTCCGCCGGGGATATCCGCGTATTGCGCCGCTATCGCCGCGCCCGCGCCGAGCCGCTGCTGGCCATGCGGGTGGCTACCGATGGGCTGCATCGCCTGTTCGGCAGCCGCGCCGCGCCCCTGGCCTGGCTGCGCAATACCGGCATGTCCTGGGTGGACCGGACGCCCGCGCTCAAGCGCCGCCTGATCGCGCAAGCCTCCGGGCTATGA
- a CDS encoding phosphoglycolate phosphatase, with amino-acid sequence MTLFRAALLDLDGTLLDSIPDLAMAANAMRVELGMDVLREDVIATFVGKGVDNLVRRTLAASLEGEACDEALFQRARESFYRHYHLVNGDKAVVFDGVLDGLKAMRELGLKLAVVTNKPTEFTLPLLQRTGLAGFFQAVVCGDTCERKKPDPQPVQHACALLDVAPEYAVTIGDSLNDTQAGRGAGTRVLVVPYGYNEGVDVRTLEVDGIVATLVDAADWIARDGAVLKTA; translated from the coding sequence ATGACCCTCTTCCGCGCCGCCTTGCTGGACCTCGACGGGACCTTGCTCGATTCCATTCCCGACCTGGCGATGGCGGCCAACGCCATGCGCGTGGAACTGGGCATGGACGTCCTGCGCGAGGACGTCATCGCCACCTTCGTCGGCAAGGGCGTCGATAACCTGGTGCGCCGCACGCTGGCCGCCTCGCTGGAAGGCGAGGCCTGCGATGAAGCCCTGTTCCAGCGCGCCCGCGAGTCCTTCTACCGCCACTACCACCTGGTCAACGGCGACAAGGCGGTGGTGTTCGACGGCGTCCTCGACGGCCTGAAGGCCATGCGCGAGCTGGGCCTGAAGCTGGCCGTCGTCACCAACAAGCCCACCGAGTTCACGCTGCCCCTGCTGCAACGCACCGGCCTGGCCGGTTTCTTCCAGGCCGTGGTCTGCGGCGACACCTGCGAGCGCAAGAAGCCGGACCCGCAGCCCGTGCAGCATGCCTGCGCGCTGCTGGACGTGGCGCCCGAATACGCCGTCACCATCGGCGACTCCCTGAACGACACCCAGGCCGGGCGCGGCGCCGGCACCCGCGTGCTGGTGGTGCCCTACGGCTACAACGAAGGCGTCGACGTGCGCACGCTGGAAGTCGATGGTATAGTTGCCACGCTGGTCGACGCCGCCGACTGGATCGCGCGCGATGGCGCCGTCCTGAAAACGGCCTGA
- the mdoH gene encoding glucans biosynthesis glucosyltransferase MdoH, with the protein MNLKQNNPPSLDDVSDYLNRLSLPPENREAFERLAAEAAGAGDAPLAAVHRRLADGAPPAGDVVAASARGRLAAGDAVDQEAAQRATQTETAGICLPSAPPLNRTAMSPEPWITNPLVRGWRRLRGQAPSTAEDYNAVSPSMDPRWRQAGSRRRLALLFLVVVQTVIATYYMKGVLPYQGRQILEVGILFLFALLFCWVSAGFWTAMMGFLQLLIGRDRYSISARGVDDKAIEPGARTAIVMPICNEDVSRVFAGLRATYESLAQTDSLDRFDIFVLSDSYKADICVAEQRAWVELCKAVQGFGRIFYRRRRRRVKRKSGNIDDFCRRWGANYRYMVVLDADSVMTGDCLKKLVQLMEASPDAGIIQSSPQASGMDSLYARIQQFATRVYGPLFTAGMHYWQLGESHYWGHNAIIRLAPFMRHCVLAPLPGKGSFSGAILSHDFVEAALMRRAGWGVWIAYDLPGSYEELPPNLLEELQRDQRWCHGNLMNFRLFFIRGFHPVHRAVFLTGVMSYLSAPLWFLFLLLSTALLAVHTLTEPQYFVEPRQLFPIWPQWHPDKAIALFSTTFVLLFLPKILGVVLVWARGARLYGGRASALRSMLLEVLFSMLLAPVRMLFHTRFVVAAFLGLSAKWISPARDNDQTTWGDAFKRHGGQTLLGICWAALVAWLNPVFLLWMAPILAALLLIIPLSVFSSRVDLGRRAYLNRLFRIPEETQPPTELQATRRYTAQNRGVAHIPTFEDAVANPTVNALACAMAGGRHRPNALNEAQRRQQVDRVLDLGVDVLTEPQKIKLLDDPVVLARVHAGIWNSQAEHAVHLRQRTAPPPPEEAAPAEPDETDAMQARVQMA; encoded by the coding sequence ATGAACCTGAAGCAAAATAATCCCCCCTCCCTGGACGACGTCTCCGACTACCTGAACCGCCTGTCCCTTCCGCCCGAAAACCGCGAGGCGTTCGAGCGGCTGGCGGCGGAGGCCGCCGGCGCGGGCGACGCGCCCCTGGCCGCGGTGCACCGCCGGCTGGCCGACGGCGCACCGCCGGCCGGCGACGTGGTGGCCGCCTCGGCGCGCGGCCGGCTCGCGGCCGGCGACGCGGTGGACCAGGAGGCGGCCCAGCGCGCGACCCAGACCGAGACCGCGGGCATCTGTCTGCCCTCGGCGCCGCCGCTGAACCGCACGGCCATGTCGCCCGAACCCTGGATCACCAACCCGCTGGTGCGGGGCTGGCGCCGCCTGCGCGGCCAGGCCCCCAGCACGGCGGAGGACTACAACGCCGTCAGCCCGAGCATGGACCCGCGTTGGCGCCAGGCCGGCAGCCGCCGGCGCCTGGCCCTGCTGTTCCTGGTGGTCGTGCAGACGGTCATCGCCACCTACTACATGAAAGGCGTGCTGCCCTACCAGGGCAGGCAGATCCTCGAAGTCGGCATTCTTTTCCTGTTCGCCCTGCTGTTCTGCTGGGTGTCGGCCGGCTTCTGGACCGCCATGATGGGCTTCCTGCAACTGCTCATCGGCCGCGACCGCTACAGCATCTCGGCGCGCGGCGTCGACGACAAGGCCATCGAGCCCGGCGCCCGCACGGCCATCGTCATGCCGATCTGCAACGAAGACGTGTCGCGCGTCTTCGCCGGCTTGCGGGCGACGTACGAATCGCTGGCCCAGACCGATTCGCTGGACCGCTTCGATATCTTCGTCCTCAGCGACAGCTACAAGGCCGACATCTGCGTGGCCGAACAGCGTGCCTGGGTCGAGCTGTGCAAGGCGGTGCAGGGCTTCGGCCGCATCTTCTACCGGCGCCGGCGCCGCCGCGTCAAGCGCAAGAGCGGCAATATCGACGACTTCTGCCGCCGCTGGGGCGCCAATTACCGCTACATGGTGGTGCTGGACGCCGACAGCGTGATGACGGGCGACTGCCTGAAGAAACTGGTCCAACTGATGGAAGCCAGCCCCGACGCCGGCATCATCCAGAGCTCGCCGCAGGCCAGCGGCATGGACAGCCTGTACGCCCGCATCCAGCAATTCGCCACGCGCGTCTACGGCCCGCTCTTCACGGCCGGCATGCACTACTGGCAACTGGGCGAATCGCACTACTGGGGGCATAACGCCATCATCCGGCTGGCGCCGTTCATGCGCCACTGCGTGCTGGCGCCGCTGCCGGGCAAGGGGTCGTTCTCCGGCGCCATCCTCTCGCACGACTTCGTCGAAGCGGCCCTGATGCGACGCGCGGGCTGGGGCGTGTGGATCGCCTACGACCTGCCGGGCAGCTATGAGGAACTGCCGCCCAACCTGCTGGAGGAATTGCAGCGCGACCAGCGATGGTGCCACGGCAACCTGATGAACTTCCGGCTGTTCTTCATCCGCGGCTTCCACCCGGTGCACCGGGCGGTCTTCCTGACCGGCGTGATGTCCTACCTGTCGGCGCCGCTGTGGTTCCTGTTCCTGCTGCTGTCGACCGCGCTGCTGGCGGTGCATACGCTGACCGAACCGCAGTACTTCGTCGAGCCGCGCCAGCTCTTCCCGATCTGGCCGCAATGGCATCCGGACAAGGCCATCGCCCTGTTCTCGACCACCTTCGTCCTGCTGTTCCTGCCCAAGATCCTGGGCGTGGTGCTGGTCTGGGCGCGCGGCGCGCGCCTCTACGGCGGCCGCGCCAGCGCCCTGCGCAGCATGCTGCTGGAAGTGCTGTTCTCCATGCTGCTGGCGCCGGTGCGCATGCTGTTCCACACGCGCTTCGTGGTGGCGGCCTTCCTGGGCCTGTCGGCCAAGTGGATTTCGCCGGCGCGCGACAACGACCAGACGACCTGGGGCGACGCCTTCAAGCGCCACGGCGGCCAGACCTTGCTGGGCATCTGCTGGGCCGCGCTGGTGGCGTGGCTCAACCCGGTCTTCCTGCTGTGGATGGCGCCCATCCTGGCCGCCCTGCTGTTGATCATCCCGCTGTCGGTGTTCTCCAGCCGCGTCGACCTGGGCCGCCGCGCCTACCTGAACCGGCTGTTCCGCATTCCCGAGGAAACCCAGCCGCCGACCGAGCTGCAGGCCACCCGGCGCTATACCGCGCAAAACCGCGGCGTGGCGCACATCCCCACCTTCGAGGATGCGGTGGCCAACCCGACCGTCAACGCCCTGGCCTGCGCCATGGCCGGCGGCCGCCACCGCCCCAACGCGCTGAACGAAGCGCAGCGGCGGCAACAGGTGGATCGCGTGCTGGACCTGGGCGTGGACGTGCTGACCGAGCCGCAGAAGATCAAGCTGCTGGACGACCCCGTGGTGCTGGCCCGCGTGCACGCCGGCATCTGGAACAGCCAGGCCGAGCATGCGGTGCACCTGCGGCAGCGCACCGCGCCGCCGCCGCCCGAGGAGGCCGCCCCGGCCGAACCGGACGAGACGGATGCGATGCAGGCGCGGGTGCAGATGGCCTGA
- the mltA gene encoding murein transglycosylase A, which translates to MKRFVFPASGPARPGTPSAAAGDAGRAAWGSLAGATLLAASVLLAGCSALQSEPESPETPAGPAVAAPESPLTVPPLSALPDTAARPLAGRFQRVNYADLPRWRDDDLAHFWPLFLRNCKGLMRPTSGSLAVPARAAPRAWQPVCAAAIDPARMPAANDPESVRRFLQTYLQPWRLLGADGKPAGNTVTGYYEPLVRGSRTQGGLHRWPLYAPPADLLTVDLGAIYPELAGKRVRGKLDGKRVVPYDTRAAMEANPARRPPALVYVDDPVDNFFLQVQGSGRVLLTDGPDAGKVIRLAYADHNGQPYMSIGRWLVEKGQMTADQASMQNIRAWAQRNPGRVQEMLNANPAVVFFREEPVTDPELGPRGAYGLPLAPRRSVAVDASFVPLGTPVFLDTTMPASEQPFDRLVFAQDTGTAIRGAARTDLYWGYGDEAGQLAGRMKQRGQMWVLWPKQAGEPSAR; encoded by the coding sequence ATGAAGCGTTTCGTTTTCCCGGCCTCGGGCCCCGCCCGGCCGGGAACGCCCTCCGCGGCGGCCGGCGATGCCGGGCGCGCCGCGTGGGGCTCCCTGGCCGGGGCAACCCTGCTGGCCGCCAGCGTCCTCCTGGCCGGCTGCTCGGCCCTGCAGTCCGAACCGGAAAGCCCCGAAACCCCGGCCGGGCCCGCCGTGGCCGCGCCGGAGAGCCCGCTGACGGTGCCTCCCCTGTCGGCCCTGCCGGACACCGCGGCGCGGCCCCTGGCCGGCCGCTTCCAGCGCGTCAACTACGCCGACCTGCCGCGCTGGCGCGATGACGACCTCGCGCATTTCTGGCCGCTGTTCCTGCGCAACTGCAAGGGCCTGATGCGGCCCACCTCGGGCAGCCTGGCCGTGCCCGCGCGCGCGGCCCCGCGCGCCTGGCAGCCGGTCTGCGCGGCCGCCATCGACCCGGCCCGCATGCCCGCGGCGAACGATCCCGAAAGCGTGCGGCGCTTCCTGCAGACCTATCTGCAGCCCTGGCGCCTGCTGGGCGCCGACGGCAAGCCGGCCGGCAATACCGTCACCGGCTACTACGAGCCGCTGGTGCGGGGTTCGCGCACCCAGGGCGGCCTGCACCGATGGCCGCTGTACGCGCCGCCGGCCGACCTGCTGACCGTGGACCTGGGCGCCATCTACCCGGAACTGGCGGGCAAGCGGGTGCGCGGCAAGCTGGACGGCAAGCGCGTGGTGCCCTACGACACCCGGGCCGCCATGGAGGCCAACCCGGCGCGCCGGCCGCCCGCGCTGGTCTACGTCGACGATCCCGTGGATAACTTCTTCCTGCAGGTGCAGGGCTCGGGCCGCGTCCTGCTGACGGACGGGCCGGACGCCGGCAAGGTCATACGCCTGGCCTATGCCGATCACAACGGCCAGCCTTATATGTCGATCGGCCGCTGGCTGGTGGAAAAAGGCCAGATGACCGCCGACCAGGCGTCGATGCAGAACATCCGCGCCTGGGCGCAGCGCAATCCGGGCCGCGTGCAGGAAATGCTCAACGCCAATCCGGCGGTGGTGTTCTTCCGCGAGGAGCCGGTGACGGATCCCGAGCTGGGGCCGCGCGGCGCCTACGGCCTGCCGCTGGCGCCGCGCCGCTCGGTCGCGGTCGACGCCAGCTTCGTCCCGCTGGGCACGCCCGTTTTCCTGGACACCACGATGCCGGCGTCCGAGCAGCCGTTCGACCGCCTGGTGTTCGCCCAGGACACGGGCACGGCCATACGCGGGGCGGCGCGCACCGATCTCTACTGGGGCTACGGCGACGAGGCCGGCCAGTTGGCGGGCCGCATGAAGCAGCGCGGCCAGATGTGGGTGTTGTGGCCCAAACAGGCAGGGGAGCCGTCGGCGCGATGA
- the rpe gene encoding ribulose-phosphate 3-epimerase — MSLTPAPRIAPSILSADFARLGEEVRNVVEAGADWIHFDVMDNHYVPNLTMGPMVCAAIRPHVKAPIDVHLMVEPVDALIPEFAKAGADIISFHPEATRHIDRTLSLIRDHGCKAGLVFNPATSLEHMDYVMDKLDLVLIMSVNPGFGGQSFIDNALVKLRQARARIDRWTEAGGHHIALEVDGGVKVENIAQIHAAGADTFVAGSAIFGKPDYKAVIDAMRQELARAKTLAA; from the coding sequence ATGTCCCTGACCCCCGCCCCCCGCATCGCCCCCAGCATCCTGTCCGCCGATTTCGCCCGCCTGGGCGAGGAAGTCCGCAACGTCGTGGAGGCCGGCGCGGACTGGATCCACTTCGACGTCATGGACAACCATTACGTGCCCAACCTCACCATGGGCCCCATGGTCTGTGCGGCCATCCGGCCGCACGTCAAGGCGCCGATCGACGTGCACCTGATGGTCGAGCCGGTGGACGCCCTGATTCCCGAGTTCGCCAAGGCCGGCGCCGACATCATCTCCTTCCACCCGGAAGCCACGCGGCATATCGACCGCACCCTGTCGCTGATCCGCGACCATGGCTGCAAGGCCGGGCTGGTCTTCAATCCGGCCACGTCGCTGGAGCACATGGACTACGTGATGGACAAGCTGGACCTGGTGCTGATCATGTCGGTCAACCCCGGCTTCGGCGGCCAGAGCTTCATCGACAACGCCCTGGTCAAGCTGCGCCAGGCGCGCGCCCGCATCGACCGCTGGACCGAGGCCGGCGGCCACCACATCGCGCTGGAAGTCGACGGCGGCGTGAAGGTGGAAAATATCGCGCAGATCCACGCCGCCGGCGCCGACACCTTCGTCGCCGGTTCGGCGATCTTCGGCAAGCCGGACTACAAGGCGGTCATCGACGCCATGCGCCAGGAACTGGCGCGCGCCAAGACGCTGGCGGCCTGA
- a CDS encoding DsbC family protein, with protein sequence MNFRCWSAVAALAAALALTAPAQAQDKTVSTQSAGQPAAAGEKVTGTGQAGAPGSKVYGTDRPAPAGAKTVGTSQMRGAADPVDDAVKNRFAQRFPDMQVTAVRRTPYGLFEVQIGMDLVYTNEDVSWVMEGPLIDAATRRDMTRASQEKIGAVPFDQLPLDLAIKQVRGNGARKVAIFEDPNCGYCKQLRHTLEGQTNLTIYTFLYPILAPDSKTKTRDVWCASDKAATWDDWMLHGKTPPTANCNAPVDKLLALGQKLMVRGTPTLFFANGARVSGALPLEELQARLDAK encoded by the coding sequence ATGAATTTTCGATGCTGGTCCGCCGTCGCGGCCCTGGCGGCCGCGTTGGCCCTAACGGCGCCCGCGCAGGCGCAGGACAAGACCGTTTCCACGCAATCGGCGGGCCAGCCGGCCGCGGCCGGTGAAAAGGTCACCGGCACCGGGCAGGCCGGCGCGCCGGGCAGCAAGGTCTACGGCACCGACCGGCCGGCGCCCGCCGGCGCCAAGACGGTCGGCACGAGCCAGATGCGGGGCGCGGCCGATCCGGTGGACGATGCCGTCAAGAACCGTTTCGCCCAGCGTTTCCCGGACATGCAGGTCACCGCGGTGCGCCGGACGCCCTACGGCCTGTTCGAAGTGCAGATCGGCATGGACCTGGTCTACACCAACGAGGACGTTTCCTGGGTGATGGAAGGACCGCTGATCGACGCCGCCACGCGCCGCGACATGACGCGGGCCAGCCAGGAGAAGATCGGCGCCGTTCCCTTCGACCAGTTGCCGCTGGACCTCGCCATCAAGCAGGTGCGCGGCAATGGCGCGCGCAAGGTGGCGATCTTCGAGGATCCCAATTGCGGCTATTGCAAGCAGTTGCGCCACACGCTGGAAGGGCAGACCAACCTGACCATCTACACCTTCCTCTACCCCATCCTGGCGCCGGATTCCAAGACCAAGACGCGCGACGTCTGGTGCGCGTCCGACAAGGCGGCCACCTGGGACGACTGGATGCTGCACGGCAAGACGCCGCCGACCGCGAATTGCAACGCGCCCGTGGACAAGTTGCTGGCGCTCGGCCAGAAGCTGATGGTGCGCGGCACGCCCACGCTGTTCTTCGCCAACGGGGCGCGCGTCAGCGGCGCCCTGCCGCTGGAGGAATTGCAGGCGCGCCTGGACGCCAAGTAG
- the apaG gene encoding Co2+/Mg2+ efflux protein ApaG encodes MKPYDLSVTVEPRFVPDQSDPGEQQYVFAYTVRITNTGQHPAQVISRHWIIIDGNERVQEVRGLGVVGQQPLLAPGETFEYTSGCPLPTPVGTMRGTYHCVGENGIPFEVAIPEFLLAMPRTLH; translated from the coding sequence GTGAAACCTTATGATCTTTCCGTGACTGTCGAGCCGCGTTTCGTGCCCGACCAGTCCGACCCGGGCGAGCAGCAATACGTGTTCGCCTACACGGTCCGTATCACCAACACCGGGCAGCACCCGGCGCAGGTCATCAGCCGCCACTGGATCATCATCGACGGCAACGAGCGCGTGCAGGAAGTGCGCGGCCTGGGCGTGGTCGGCCAGCAGCCGCTGCTGGCGCCGGGCGAGACCTTCGAATACACCAGCGGCTGTCCGCTGCCTACTCCGGTCGGCACCATGCGCGGCACCTACCATTGCGTCGGCGAGAACGGCATCCCGTTCGAAGTGGCCATTCCCGAATTCCTGCTGGCGATGCCCCGCACCCTGCATTGA
- a CDS encoding D-2-hydroxyacid dehydrogenase family protein, producing the protein MNIAILDDYHGVAADYADWSALGPQANVRVFREPLPEAERANALQPFDVIVIMRERMPFPAALVNALPNLRLLVTTGLRNNAVDMAACKARGVTVCGAPGASNAVNATAELAWTLILGLFKNLCAEDANMRRGSWQTGMPVPLARKRLGVLGLGKLGQAVARVGKAFDMDVVAWSPNLTPERAQEGGATYVSKQDLFTTSDVVSVHLILSDRTRNVVDAECLRAMKSSAFLVNTSRAGLVDQDALMDALRHKRIAGAGLDVFSVEPLPADDPVRKLDNVVLTPHLGYVSEDNFRAFYANAVAAIQAWADGKPIREL; encoded by the coding sequence TTGAATATCGCGATTCTTGACGACTACCACGGCGTCGCCGCCGATTACGCCGACTGGTCGGCGCTGGGCCCGCAAGCCAATGTGCGGGTCTTCCGTGAACCCCTGCCCGAAGCCGAGCGCGCCAACGCGCTGCAACCGTTCGACGTCATCGTCATCATGCGCGAGCGCATGCCTTTCCCGGCGGCGCTGGTGAATGCCCTGCCCAATCTGCGCCTGCTGGTCACCACCGGGCTGCGCAACAACGCCGTCGACATGGCTGCCTGCAAGGCGCGCGGCGTCACGGTGTGCGGCGCGCCCGGCGCGAGCAACGCCGTCAACGCCACCGCCGAACTGGCATGGACGCTGATCCTGGGCCTGTTCAAGAACCTCTGCGCCGAGGACGCGAACATGCGTCGCGGAAGCTGGCAGACCGGCATGCCCGTGCCGCTGGCCCGCAAGCGCCTGGGCGTGCTGGGCCTGGGCAAGCTGGGCCAGGCGGTGGCCCGCGTCGGTAAGGCCTTCGACATGGACGTCGTGGCCTGGAGTCCCAACCTGACGCCGGAGCGGGCGCAGGAGGGCGGCGCGACCTACGTGAGCAAGCAGGATCTGTTCACCACCTCGGACGTCGTCAGCGTGCACCTGATCCTGTCGGACCGCACCCGCAACGTGGTCGACGCCGAATGCCTGCGGGCGATGAAGTCCAGCGCCTTCCTGGTCAACACCTCGCGCGCCGGGCTGGTCGACCAGGATGCCCTGATGGACGCCTTGCGCCACAAGCGCATCGCCGGCGCGGGGCTGGACGTGTTCAGCGTGGAGCCCTTGCCGGCCGACGATCCGGTGCGCAAGCTGGACAACGTGGTGCTGACGCCTCACCTGGGCTACGTCAGCGAAGACAACTTCCGCGCCTTCTACGCCAACGCCGTGGCCGCCATCCAGGCCTGGGCGGACGGCAAGCCTATTCGCGAACTCTGA